In a single window of the Amycolatopsis sp. cg5 genome:
- a CDS encoding (2Fe-2S)-binding protein has protein sequence MSREEAGNHVSRRRFFTSAAAASAGLALTPSLAEAVPGQETAQATGDPAEVEVTITVNGAARTLRVDPRVTLLDAVRERLNLTGTKKGCDRGQCGACTVHVDGRRVLSCLTLAAAVDGKKVTTVEGLERDGELHPVQEAFIECDGFQCGFCTSGQIMSAVALLREGRARTDDEVREAMSGNICRCGAYTNIVDAVQHARACGRAI, from the coding sequence ATGTCTCGCGAAGAAGCCGGAAATCATGTGAGCAGGCGCCGTTTCTTCACTTCGGCGGCGGCCGCGTCCGCGGGACTGGCGTTGACGCCGTCCTTGGCGGAAGCCGTGCCGGGCCAGGAAACCGCGCAGGCGACTGGTGATCCGGCCGAGGTCGAAGTCACGATCACCGTGAACGGCGCGGCGCGCACGCTGCGCGTCGATCCCAGGGTGACGCTGCTCGACGCGGTGCGCGAACGGCTGAATCTGACCGGCACCAAGAAAGGCTGTGACCGCGGCCAGTGCGGCGCGTGCACGGTGCATGTCGACGGCAGGCGCGTGCTATCCTGCCTGACGCTCGCCGCCGCGGTCGACGGCAAGAAGGTCACCACCGTCGAAGGGCTGGAGCGCGACGGCGAACTGCATCCGGTGCAGGAGGCGTTCATCGAATGCGACGGTTTCCAGTGCGGTTTCTGCACGTCGGGGCAGATCATGTCGGCCGTCGCGCTGCTACGGGAAGGCCGCGCCCGCACCGATGACGAGGTCCGCGAGGCGATGTCCGGCAACATCTGCCGATGCGGCGCGTACACGAACATCGTCGACGCCGTGCAGCACGCCCGCGCGTGCGGAAGGGCGATCTGA
- a CDS encoding NADPH-dependent FMN reductase, with product MTTGNRLRLAVIIGSVRKGRIGPSVAKWFAAQAAEHEGFDVDLVDLADYDLPAVLTDEPSPEVVASLSEFTPRLAGADAFVVVTPEYNHSYPASLKCAIDWHFTEWQAKPIGFVSYGGVAAGSRAVEHLRQVFAELHAVTVRDTVGFSGPWGRFGEDGTLTDPAEANTAAKTLLDQLRWWGDALRQARERVPYQA from the coding sequence ATGACAACAGGAAACCGGCTGCGGCTGGCGGTCATCATCGGCAGCGTCCGCAAGGGCAGGATCGGCCCGTCCGTGGCGAAGTGGTTCGCCGCGCAGGCGGCGGAGCACGAAGGCTTCGACGTGGATCTCGTCGATCTCGCCGACTACGACCTCCCGGCCGTGCTCACCGACGAACCGTCGCCCGAGGTGGTTGCTTCGCTGAGCGAATTCACCCCGCGCCTGGCGGGCGCGGACGCGTTCGTCGTGGTCACCCCGGAGTACAACCACAGCTATCCCGCGTCGCTCAAATGCGCCATCGACTGGCATTTCACCGAATGGCAGGCCAAACCGATCGGGTTCGTGAGTTATGGCGGAGTGGCGGCGGGCTCGCGCGCGGTCGAGCACCTGCGGCAGGTCTTCGCCGAGCTGCACGCGGTCACGGTGCGCGACACCGTCGGTTTTTCCGGACCGTGGGGGCGGTTCGGTGAGGACGGGACGTTGACCGACCCCGCCGAGGCGAACACCGCGGCGAAGACCTTGCTGGACCAATTGCGCTGGTGGGGTGACGCATTACGGCAAGCGAGGGAAAGGGTTCCTTACCAGGCGTGA
- a CDS encoding cellulose binding domain-containing protein yields the protein MTSMHRRMPSRRVVAVTAGALLLPAAALAITPLAGAATEASAAFSQASKWDTGYTGQYTITAGTSALSGWKLEFDLPSGSSVGTYWDALLTTSGTHYTFTNREYNGSVGSGASTTFGFNGAGTGIPANCLLNGKPCAGGPGPTTSAGPTGTSTTPTSPTTPTSTSSSPPVPQGALAGAPYYMPLDNDPQDIGAAIAASGQKSYILAFVLAPNGGGCTPVWDGNAAQPVATGTAVAAKVTKIRQSGGDVSVSFGGYNGLELGAACGDATSLAAAYQKVIDKYALTHVDFDIEGDDLGDVAAENRRFQAIKTLKQRNPNLHVSLTLPVTTVGLSDLGKAEIGRAKDNGAVIDLYKIMAFDYGGPAATMAADVQRVMELVHGQLKTLRPDLDDNGVYARTGLILMNGHTDQPSELFTQDTFRTLLGYVQAHKLGRFSFWALNRDRVCTGNVGWADGKCSSVSQQPYDFAKIIAQYQG from the coding sequence ATGACCTCCATGCACCGTCGCATGCCGTCACGCCGGGTGGTCGCAGTGACCGCCGGCGCCTTGCTACTACCCGCCGCCGCGTTGGCGATCACCCCGCTCGCCGGGGCGGCCACCGAGGCATCGGCGGCGTTCAGCCAAGCGTCCAAATGGGACACCGGCTACACCGGCCAGTACACGATCACGGCCGGGACCAGCGCGTTGAGCGGCTGGAAGCTCGAATTCGACCTCCCGTCCGGCAGCTCGGTCGGCACCTACTGGGACGCGCTGCTCACCACGAGCGGCACCCACTACACGTTCACGAACCGTGAATACAACGGCTCGGTCGGCTCCGGAGCGTCAACGACCTTCGGCTTCAACGGCGCCGGTACCGGGATTCCGGCGAACTGCCTGCTGAACGGCAAGCCGTGCGCGGGCGGACCCGGCCCGACGACCAGCGCCGGCCCGACCGGCACGAGCACGACACCCACCTCGCCGACCACGCCGACAAGCACGAGCAGCTCGCCGCCCGTGCCGCAGGGCGCGCTGGCAGGCGCCCCGTACTACATGCCGCTCGACAACGACCCGCAGGACATCGGCGCGGCCATCGCGGCGAGTGGCCAGAAAAGCTACATCCTCGCGTTCGTGCTCGCGCCGAACGGCGGCGGCTGCACCCCGGTCTGGGACGGCAACGCCGCGCAGCCCGTCGCCACCGGCACCGCCGTCGCGGCGAAGGTGACGAAAATCCGCCAGTCCGGCGGCGACGTCTCGGTCTCCTTCGGCGGCTACAACGGCCTCGAGCTCGGCGCGGCCTGCGGGGACGCGACGTCGCTCGCCGCCGCGTACCAGAAGGTCATCGACAAATACGCGCTCACGCACGTCGACTTCGACATCGAGGGCGACGACCTGGGCGACGTGGCCGCCGAGAACCGGCGCTTCCAGGCCATCAAGACGCTCAAGCAGCGCAACCCGAACCTGCACGTCTCGCTGACCCTGCCGGTCACCACGGTCGGCCTGTCCGACCTCGGCAAGGCGGAGATCGGGCGTGCCAAGGACAACGGCGCCGTGATCGACCTCTACAAGATCATGGCCTTCGACTATGGCGGCCCGGCCGCCACCATGGCCGCCGACGTCCAGCGCGTCATGGAACTGGTGCACGGGCAGCTCAAAACGCTGCGCCCTGACCTCGACGACAACGGGGTCTACGCCCGCACCGGGCTGATCCTGATGAACGGGCACACCGACCAGCCCAGCGAACTGTTCACCCAGGACACCTTCCGGACCCTCCTCGGCTACGTGCAGGCGCACAAGCTGGGCCGGTTCTCGTTCTGGGCGCTCAACCGTGACCGCGTCTGCACCGGCAACGTCGGCTGGGCCGACGGCAAGTGCAGCAGCGTGTCCCAGCAGCCGTACGACTTCGCCAAGATCATCGCCCAGTACCAGGGTTAG
- a CDS encoding glycosyl hydrolase family 18 protein, which translates to MSRKRWHLFGLVAAAGALVAGVVVAPANAAGGVTATFSKGSDWGTGYEGKYTISNGSSSPISSWTVEFDLAAGQKVGSLWDGSYTVSGQHVTVKSTWNGSVAVGGTASFGFNGVYSGAFVAPSGCKINGGSCDGGSTPTTTPTTPTTPTTPTSNTTPTTPTTPTTPTTPTTSNPPNPGGYKNVGYFVQWGIYGRNYHVKNIETSGSASKLTHINYAFGNVKNGQCSATDDTFADYDKAYDAASSVDGVADTWDAGALRGNFGQLRRLKKMHPGLKVIWSFGGWTWSGGFGQASQNPAAFAQSCYNLLKDPRWADVFDGIDIDWEYPNACGLSCDTSGAAAYKNLMAALRAKFGQNYLVTSAITADATSGGKIDAADYGGAAQYVDWFNVMTYDFFGAWAAQGPTAPHSPLTSYTGIPQTGFTSADAIAKLKGKGVPSSKLLLGIGFYGRGWTGVTQSAPGGTATGAAPGTYEAGIEDYKVLKNTCPSNGTIAGTAYAKCGSNWWSYDTPSTIGGKMNWLKQQGLGGAFFWELTGDTTNGELITAMKNGL; encoded by the coding sequence ATGTCCAGAAAACGATGGCACCTTTTCGGTTTGGTGGCAGCGGCAGGCGCACTCGTCGCCGGGGTCGTGGTCGCCCCGGCGAACGCCGCGGGAGGTGTTACCGCGACCTTCTCCAAGGGCTCTGACTGGGGGACCGGGTACGAGGGCAAGTACACGATCTCGAACGGCTCCTCGTCGCCGATCTCCTCGTGGACGGTCGAATTCGACCTCGCCGCAGGCCAAAAGGTCGGTTCGCTCTGGGACGGCAGCTACACCGTCAGCGGTCAGCACGTGACCGTCAAGAGCACCTGGAACGGCTCGGTCGCCGTGGGCGGCACGGCCAGCTTCGGCTTCAACGGGGTGTATTCGGGCGCCTTCGTGGCGCCTTCGGGCTGCAAGATCAACGGTGGCTCGTGTGACGGTGGCTCGACGCCGACCACCACGCCCACCACCCCGACGACGCCGACGACCCCGACGTCGAACACCACCCCGACGACGCCGACGACGCCGACCACGCCCACCACCCCGACGACCTCGAACCCGCCGAACCCCGGTGGCTACAAGAACGTCGGCTACTTCGTGCAGTGGGGCATCTACGGCCGCAACTACCACGTCAAGAACATCGAGACGAGCGGCTCGGCTTCGAAGCTGACCCACATCAACTACGCGTTCGGCAACGTGAAGAACGGCCAGTGCTCGGCGACCGACGACACCTTCGCCGACTACGACAAGGCCTACGACGCCGCGTCCAGCGTGGACGGCGTGGCCGACACCTGGGACGCCGGCGCGCTGCGCGGCAACTTCGGCCAGCTCCGGCGGCTGAAGAAGATGCACCCCGGTCTCAAGGTGATCTGGTCGTTCGGCGGCTGGACCTGGTCCGGCGGCTTCGGCCAGGCCTCGCAGAACCCGGCCGCGTTCGCGCAGTCCTGCTACAACCTGCTCAAGGACCCGCGCTGGGCCGACGTGTTCGACGGCATCGACATCGACTGGGAGTACCCGAACGCCTGTGGTCTCAGCTGTGACACCAGCGGCGCCGCGGCCTACAAGAACCTGATGGCCGCCCTGAGGGCGAAGTTCGGCCAGAACTACCTGGTCACCTCGGCCATCACCGCCGACGCCACCAGCGGCGGCAAGATCGACGCGGCCGACTACGGCGGCGCCGCGCAGTACGTCGACTGGTTCAACGTGATGACCTACGACTTCTTCGGCGCGTGGGCGGCACAGGGCCCGACGGCTCCGCACTCGCCGCTGACGTCCTACACCGGCATCCCGCAGACGGGCTTCACCAGCGCGGACGCCATCGCGAAGCTCAAGGGCAAGGGTGTGCCGTCGAGCAAGCTGCTGCTGGGCATCGGCTTCTACGGCCGTGGCTGGACCGGAGTCACGCAGAGCGCGCCGGGTGGCACCGCGACCGGAGCCGCGCCTGGCACTTATGAAGCCGGTATCGAGGACTACAAGGTTCTCAAGAACACCTGCCCGTCCAACGGCACCATCGCGGGGACCGCGTACGCCAAGTGCGGCAGCAACTGGTGGAGCTACGACACCCCGTCGACCATCGGCGGCAAGATGAACTGGCTCAAACAGCAGGGTCTCGGCGGCGCCTTCTTCTGGGAGCTCACGGGTGACACCACCAACGGTGAGCTGATCACCGCCATGAAGAACGGACTCTGA
- a CDS encoding cellulose binding domain-containing protein encodes MTKKKWLPALGLAAAVGALVAGMVIAPSAGAANGVTASFTKGSDWGTGYEGKYTITNGSSTGISAWTLEFDLASGQSISSLWDGSYTASGQHITVKSTWNGSVAAGGTASFGFNVKYSGSYSAPGGCKINGGSCDGGTTPTTTPTTPTSSSSSSSSNPQPGGRGAPYLYMGWGDPPNATAVMNATGVKWFTMAFVLSSGGCNPAWDGSRPLTGSVDANTIAAIKAAGGQIVPSFGGWSGNKLGPNCGDATALAGAYQKVINAYGLKAIDIDIENSDEFENATIQDRILGALKIVKQNNPGIQTILTFGTTTTGPNYWGGRLIEQAKALNAGVDVFTIMPFDFGGGADMYASTVSAATGLKDKLKSTFGWSDATAYNHVGISGMNGLSDQQELTTLAQWTNIKNWAKNNGLGRLAFWSVNRDRGCPGGGVVSNCSGIAQNDWDFTKATAGF; translated from the coding sequence ATGACCAAGAAGAAATGGCTACCGGCGCTCGGCTTGGCCGCCGCGGTCGGCGCGCTGGTCGCGGGCATGGTGATCGCGCCGTCGGCGGGTGCCGCCAACGGGGTCACCGCCTCGTTCACCAAGGGCTCCGACTGGGGCACCGGCTACGAGGGCAAGTACACGATCACCAATGGCTCGTCGACGGGCATCTCGGCGTGGACGCTGGAGTTCGACCTCGCTTCGGGGCAGAGCATCTCGTCGCTCTGGGACGGCAGCTACACCGCATCCGGCCAGCACATCACGGTGAAGAGCACGTGGAACGGCTCGGTCGCGGCGGGCGGCACCGCCAGCTTCGGCTTCAACGTGAAGTACTCGGGCTCGTACTCGGCGCCGGGCGGCTGCAAGATCAACGGTGGTTCCTGTGACGGTGGCACCACGCCGACCACCACACCCACCACGCCGACGTCGTCGTCCTCGTCGAGCTCCAGCAACCCGCAGCCAGGCGGGCGCGGCGCGCCCTACCTCTACATGGGCTGGGGTGACCCGCCCAACGCGACCGCGGTGATGAACGCGACCGGCGTCAAGTGGTTCACCATGGCGTTCGTGCTCTCCTCCGGCGGCTGCAACCCGGCGTGGGACGGTTCCCGGCCACTGACCGGCAGCGTCGACGCGAACACCATCGCGGCCATCAAGGCGGCGGGCGGGCAGATCGTGCCGTCGTTCGGCGGCTGGAGCGGCAACAAGCTCGGCCCGAACTGCGGCGACGCGACCGCGCTGGCCGGCGCCTACCAGAAGGTGATCAACGCCTACGGGCTGAAGGCGATCGACATCGACATCGAGAACTCCGACGAGTTCGAGAACGCCACGATCCAGGACCGGATCCTCGGCGCGTTGAAGATCGTCAAGCAGAACAACCCCGGCATCCAGACGATCCTCACCTTCGGCACCACGACCACCGGCCCGAACTACTGGGGCGGGCGCCTGATCGAGCAGGCGAAGGCGCTCAACGCGGGTGTCGACGTCTTCACGATCATGCCGTTCGACTTCGGTGGCGGCGCGGACATGTACGCCTCGACCGTCTCGGCGGCGACCGGGCTGAAGGACAAGCTGAAGTCGACCTTCGGCTGGTCGGACGCCACGGCGTACAACCACGTCGGCATCTCGGGCATGAACGGGCTGTCGGACCAGCAGGAGCTGACGACGCTGGCGCAGTGGACGAACATCAAGAACTGGGCCAAGAACAACGGGCTCGGCAGGCTGGCCTTCTGGTCGGTCAACCGTGACCGTGGCTGCCCGGGTGGCGGTGTGGTGTCCAACTGCAGTGGCATCGCGCAGAACGACTGGGACTTCACGAAAGCCACAGCCGGATTCTGA
- a CDS encoding TrmB family transcriptional regulator: protein MTLDSLGVNTTEQRVYEVLLRHPDVTLAQLTELTRMTAERLRGLVNSLADKGMLSRTPGRPTRLVAAPPDIAVEILALRRREEIERARLAGAALGARFRTEGGPVLQVVRGREAIAHRFRQLQQVAKQEVLILDKPPYVVEPDEAQDKLQRDVQARGVRYRTIYDHSTLDQPERLDSLRRLTSCGEQARAMTGVPTKLVIADRRLGLVPYELPSDHQAVLLRPSAVLTGLVTLFDQLWDRASPLWPDSATGAQINADDQQLLALLAAGLTDQAIARKLGVAQRTVERRVRRVMDSLGARTRFQAGLQAAIRGLLGPP, encoded by the coding sequence ATGACGCTGGACAGTCTCGGCGTCAATACCACCGAGCAGCGGGTCTACGAGGTGCTGCTGCGCCATCCCGATGTCACGCTGGCGCAGCTCACCGAGTTGACCCGGATGACGGCGGAGCGGCTGCGTGGCCTGGTGAACTCCCTGGCGGACAAGGGAATGCTGAGCCGGACACCCGGCAGGCCGACCAGGCTCGTGGCCGCGCCACCCGACATCGCGGTGGAGATACTGGCCTTGCGCAGGCGCGAGGAGATCGAGCGCGCGAGGCTCGCCGGAGCCGCGCTCGGCGCGCGGTTCCGTACCGAAGGCGGACCGGTGTTGCAGGTGGTACGCGGGCGAGAGGCGATCGCTCACCGGTTCCGCCAGCTTCAGCAGGTCGCGAAGCAGGAAGTGCTGATACTCGACAAGCCGCCGTACGTCGTCGAGCCCGACGAGGCGCAGGACAAGCTGCAGCGAGACGTCCAGGCGCGCGGCGTGCGCTACCGGACGATTTATGACCACAGCACCCTTGACCAGCCCGAACGCCTGGATTCGTTGCGCCGCTTGACTTCCTGCGGCGAGCAGGCGCGAGCGATGACCGGGGTGCCGACTAAGTTGGTTATTGCCGACCGACGCCTTGGTCTTGTTCCTTATGAACTTCCGAGTGACCATCAGGCGGTGCTGCTGCGGCCGTCGGCCGTGCTCACCGGCCTGGTGACACTTTTCGACCAGCTCTGGGACCGCGCCAGCCCGCTCTGGCCGGACAGCGCCACCGGCGCGCAGATCAACGCCGACGACCAGCAGCTGCTGGCGCTGCTCGCGGCCGGGCTGACCGACCAGGCGATCGCGCGCAAGCTCGGCGTCGCGCAGCGCACCGTGGAACGCCGCGTGCGCCGCGTCATGGACTCACTCGGCGCCCGTACCCGCTTCCAGGCCGGCCTGCAGGCGGCCATCCGCGGCCTGCTGGGTCCTCCCTGA
- a CDS encoding RICIN domain-containing protein — MQGFSRSRRRTALWSAALIAAGSATLVSAPAAQAAITPGGAYTVTGVGSGKCVDARGAVAANATAVQQYTCNSGAAQQWTFDAVGGYFRVNSGLNLAQSWDVTDVSTADSAKVQLWAYGGGNNQQWQAVEESGGTYHFVNRNSGKCLDVPGASTADSVQLQQYTCNGTGAQSFRLDPVGTTPPNPGQPDLGPNVLTFDPSMSSASIQSKLNNVFGQQERNQFGTNRYALLFKPGSYNVDVNVGFYTQVLGLGLTPDAVNINGAVHVEADWFPPQNATQNFWRGAENLSVTPNGGSDRWAVSQAAPYRRMHVRGNLILDDGGWASGGWMSDVKIDGQVRSGSQQQWITRNSQIGSWAGSNWNMVFVGVNGAPANSFPSPPYTTVGQAPVIREKPFLYVDNAGAYKVFVPSLKTNASGTTWANGTAPGSSLPIDQFFIAKPGMSAATINAALASGKNLLFTPGVYHVNDTIRITRPDTVVLGLGLATVIPDNGVMAMSVADVDGVKVAGVLIDAGTTNSQTLMQVGPAGSSADHSANPTSLHDVFFRIGGATVAKATTSLVINSSNVIGDHSWIWRADHGADGVPVGWYDNTADTGLVVNGNNVTFYGLFVEHYQKYQTVWNGNGGKTYFYQNEIPYDVPNQASWKDPGGRNGYAAYKVGDNVTSHEAWGMGSYCFFNSNPSVNLYHSYEAPNRSGVRFHDLLTVSLGNKGTISHVINDTGAVTPPDTRPVNVVSYP; from the coding sequence ATCCAAGGTTTTTCCCGCTCTCGAAGGAGAACGGCGCTCTGGTCGGCGGCACTGATCGCGGCCGGGTCCGCCACGCTGGTCTCGGCGCCCGCCGCACAGGCGGCCATCACGCCGGGCGGCGCGTACACGGTGACCGGGGTGGGCAGCGGCAAGTGCGTCGACGCGCGCGGCGCCGTCGCGGCGAACGCGACGGCCGTGCAGCAGTACACCTGCAACTCCGGCGCCGCCCAGCAGTGGACCTTCGACGCCGTCGGCGGCTACTTCCGCGTGAACAGTGGTCTGAACCTCGCGCAGAGCTGGGACGTCACCGACGTTTCGACGGCCGACAGCGCCAAAGTCCAGCTGTGGGCCTACGGCGGCGGTAACAACCAGCAGTGGCAGGCGGTCGAGGAATCCGGTGGGACGTACCACTTCGTGAACCGCAACAGCGGCAAGTGCCTCGACGTGCCCGGCGCGTCCACCGCGGACAGCGTGCAGCTGCAGCAGTACACCTGCAACGGCACCGGCGCGCAGTCGTTCCGGCTCGACCCGGTCGGCACCACGCCGCCGAACCCCGGCCAGCCCGACCTCGGGCCGAACGTGCTCACCTTCGACCCGTCGATGTCGAGCGCCAGCATCCAGAGCAAGCTGAACAACGTCTTCGGCCAGCAGGAGCGCAACCAGTTCGGCACGAACCGGTACGCGCTGCTGTTCAAGCCCGGCTCGTACAACGTCGACGTCAACGTCGGCTTCTACACCCAGGTGCTCGGCCTCGGCCTGACCCCGGACGCGGTGAACATCAACGGCGCGGTGCACGTCGAAGCCGACTGGTTCCCGCCGCAGAACGCGACCCAGAACTTCTGGCGTGGCGCGGAAAACCTTTCGGTCACGCCGAACGGCGGTTCGGACCGCTGGGCCGTCTCGCAGGCCGCGCCGTACCGCCGCATGCACGTGCGCGGCAACCTGATCCTCGACGACGGCGGCTGGGCCAGCGGCGGCTGGATGTCCGACGTCAAGATCGACGGCCAGGTGCGCTCCGGCTCGCAGCAGCAGTGGATCACGCGCAACTCGCAGATCGGCAGCTGGGCGGGCTCGAACTGGAACATGGTCTTCGTCGGCGTCAACGGCGCGCCCGCCAACAGCTTCCCGAGCCCGCCGTACACCACGGTCGGCCAGGCGCCGGTGATCCGTGAGAAGCCGTTCCTCTACGTCGACAACGCGGGCGCGTACAAGGTCTTCGTGCCCTCGCTGAAGACGAACGCTTCGGGCACCACGTGGGCCAACGGGACCGCGCCGGGTTCGTCGCTGCCGATCGACCAGTTCTTCATCGCGAAGCCCGGCATGTCGGCCGCGACCATCAACGCGGCGCTGGCGTCGGGCAAGAACCTGTTGTTCACGCCGGGCGTCTACCACGTCAACGACACCATCCGGATCACCAGGCCGGACACCGTGGTGCTCGGCCTCGGCCTGGCGACGGTCATCCCGGACAACGGCGTGATGGCGATGTCGGTGGCCGATGTGGACGGTGTGAAGGTGGCCGGCGTGCTCATCGACGCGGGCACCACCAACTCGCAGACGCTGATGCAGGTGGGCCCCGCCGGTTCGTCGGCCGATCACTCCGCCAACCCGACCTCGCTGCACGACGTGTTCTTCCGCATCGGCGGCGCCACGGTGGCGAAGGCGACGACCAGCCTGGTGATCAACAGCAGCAACGTGATCGGCGACCACAGCTGGATCTGGCGGGCCGACCACGGTGCCGACGGGGTCCCCGTCGGCTGGTACGACAACACGGCCGACACCGGGCTGGTGGTCAACGGCAACAACGTGACGTTCTACGGGTTGTTCGTCGAGCACTACCAGAAGTACCAGACCGTTTGGAACGGCAACGGCGGCAAGACGTACTTCTACCAGAACGAAATCCCTTACGACGTCCCGAACCAGGCCTCGTGGAAGGACCCAGGAGGCCGCAACGGCTACGCGGCCTACAAGGTCGGTGACAACGTGACCTCGCACGAGGCGTGGGGGATGGGCAGTTACTGCTTCTTCAACTCCAACCCGTCGGTGAACCTCTACCACTCGTACGAGGCCCCGAACCGGTCCGGCGTCCGGTTCCACGACCTGCTCACGGTTTCACTGGGCAACAAGGGAACGATCAGCCACGTCATCAACGACACCGGCGCGGTCACCCCGCCGGACACGCGACCGGTCAACGTGGTCAGCTACCCGTAG
- a CDS encoding LmeA family phospholipid-binding protein: MSDGNWFDGLVPWNELAGLAAVGRSLLPQVPTSPASALRMASERLLGRRISTKVGDNDVDLTLTALDYQADSLRLATGRLGDVRIVAEDITWPDTPVKRLTVIAGDVRFRSLPTPAVKPASVEIHILVESHVLRERVAELKPGVQAEPGDDGVIEVRWAKRPGWGYAELEPTVGAEEILLRPRALHVFGLTFHKLTRRFKPITLPLPELPPGIRLTGIETRNGNLMLHTVADQWPERLSKIPLPELVGWMTTAALTLTLPRLTPKSR; encoded by the coding sequence GTGAGTGACGGGAACTGGTTCGACGGTCTGGTGCCCTGGAACGAGCTCGCCGGCCTCGCGGCGGTGGGCCGGTCGCTGCTGCCCCAGGTGCCGACGAGCCCGGCTTCGGCGCTGCGGATGGCGAGTGAGCGGCTGCTCGGGCGGCGGATCAGCACCAAGGTCGGTGACAACGATGTCGACCTGACCCTGACCGCGCTCGACTACCAGGCGGATTCGCTGCGGCTGGCCACCGGCAGGCTCGGTGACGTCCGGATCGTCGCCGAGGACATCACCTGGCCGGACACCCCGGTGAAGCGGCTGACGGTGATCGCGGGCGATGTCCGGTTCCGGTCGTTGCCGACGCCGGCCGTCAAGCCGGCGTCGGTCGAGATCCACATCCTGGTCGAGTCGCACGTGCTCCGCGAGCGGGTGGCCGAACTGAAGCCAGGCGTTCAGGCCGAGCCGGGCGACGACGGAGTGATCGAGGTCCGCTGGGCCAAACGGCCCGGCTGGGGGTACGCCGAGCTGGAGCCGACGGTCGGTGCAGAGGAGATCCTGCTGCGACCGCGGGCGCTGCACGTGTTCGGCCTGACGTTCCACAAGCTGACGCGGCGGTTCAAGCCGATCACGCTGCCGCTACCCGAACTGCCGCCCGGCATCCGGCTGACCGGGATCGAGACCCGCAACGGTAACCTGATGCTGCACACCGTGGCCGACCAGTGGCCGGAGCGGCTTTCGAAGATCCCGCTGCCGGAACTGGTCGGCTGGATGACCACCGCGGCTTTGACGCTGACGCTGCCGAGGCTCACGCCGAAGAGCCGCTGA